In Pseudomonas fluorescens NCIMB 11764, a single window of DNA contains:
- a CDS encoding DUF5943 domain-containing protein: MAKIAPQLPIEVDSETGVWTSDALPMLYVPRHFFVNNHMGIEEVLGAEAYAEILYKAGYKSAWHWCEKEAECHGLEGVAVFEHYMKRLSQRGWGLFKIQDIDLDKGTASVKLEHSAFVYVYGKVGRKVDYMFTGWFAGAMDQILQARGSKIRTVAEQVYGGSEEGHDDGLFTVKPL; this comes from the coding sequence ATGGCCAAGATCGCCCCGCAATTGCCAATCGAAGTCGACAGCGAAACCGGTGTCTGGACTTCCGACGCCCTGCCAATGCTGTACGTACCGCGTCACTTCTTCGTGAATAACCACATGGGCATCGAGGAAGTGCTGGGCGCCGAAGCCTATGCCGAGATCCTGTACAAGGCCGGCTACAAATCCGCCTGGCACTGGTGTGAAAAAGAAGCTGAATGCCACGGCCTGGAAGGCGTCGCGGTGTTCGAGCACTACATGAAGCGTCTGTCGCAACGCGGCTGGGGCCTGTTCAAGATCCAGGACATCGACCTCGACAAAGGCACCGCCAGCGTCAAGCTTGAACACTCGGCATTCGTCTACGTGTACGGCAAGGTCGGGCGCAAGGTCGACTACATGTTCACCGGCTGGTTTGCCGGTGCCATGGACCAGATTCTGCAGGCCCGCGGCAGCAAGATTCGTACGGTTGCCGAGCAAGTCTACGGTGGCTCCGAAGAAGGCCACGACGACGGTTTGTTCACCGTCAAGCCGTTGTAA
- a CDS encoding dipeptidase: protein MSPAELHADSIVIDGLIIAKWNRELFEDMRKGGLTAANCTVSVWEGFQATVNNIAASQKLIRENSDLVIPVRTTADIRKAKEQGKTGILFGFQNAHAFEDQIGYVEVFKQLGVGIVQMCYNTQNLVGTGCYERDGGLSGFGREIVAEMNRVGVMCDLSHVGSKTSEEVILESKKPVCYSHCLPSGLKIHPRNKSDEELKFIADHGGFVGVTMFAPFLAKGIDSTIDDYAEAIEYTMNIVGEDAIGIGTDFTQGHGQDFFEYLTHDKGYARRLTSFGKIINPLGIRTVGEFPNLTETLLKRGHSERVVRKIMGENWVNVLKDVWGE from the coding sequence ATGAGCCCAGCCGAATTGCACGCCGACAGCATCGTTATCGACGGGCTGATTATTGCCAAGTGGAATCGCGAGTTGTTTGAAGACATGCGCAAGGGCGGTCTGACCGCGGCCAACTGCACCGTGTCGGTGTGGGAGGGCTTTCAGGCCACCGTCAACAACATCGCCGCCAGTCAGAAGCTGATCCGCGAGAACAGCGACCTGGTGATTCCGGTGCGCACCACCGCCGACATCCGCAAGGCCAAGGAGCAGGGCAAGACCGGCATCCTGTTCGGTTTCCAGAATGCTCACGCGTTTGAAGACCAGATCGGCTACGTCGAGGTGTTCAAGCAGCTGGGCGTCGGTATCGTGCAGATGTGCTACAACACCCAGAACCTGGTCGGCACCGGTTGCTACGAGCGCGATGGCGGCCTGTCGGGCTTCGGTCGTGAAATCGTTGCCGAGATGAACCGCGTTGGCGTCATGTGCGACCTGTCCCACGTCGGTTCGAAGACTTCCGAAGAAGTGATCCTCGAATCCAAGAAGCCGGTCTGCTACTCCCATTGCCTGCCGTCGGGCCTGAAAATTCACCCGCGCAACAAATCCGATGAAGAGCTGAAGTTCATCGCCGATCACGGCGGTTTCGTCGGTGTGACCATGTTCGCGCCGTTCCTGGCCAAGGGCATCGATTCGACCATCGACGATTATGCCGAAGCCATCGAATACACCATGAACATCGTTGGCGAAGACGCCATCGGTATCGGCACCGACTTTACCCAGGGCCATGGCCAGGACTTCTTCGAATACCTGACCCATGACAAGGGCTACGCCCGCCGTCTGACCAGCTTCGGCAAGATCATCAACCCGCTGGGCATCCGCACCGTGGGCGAGTTCCCGAACCTGACCGAAACCCTGCTCAAGCGCGGCCACTCCGAGCGCGTGGTCCGCAAGATCATGGGCGAGAACTGGGTCAACGTCCTCAAGGACGTCTGGGGCGAGTAA
- a CDS encoding lysozyme inhibitor LprI family protein, with translation MKSIFLALALIATGVQAAEESDTNPCDAVENDVQTLECSVYSRTTAEDLLKDNYQSLTERMQTLYGKSPTQLADITAKIKAAQQQWLKTRDADCAVEAFPATSGSKAFTIAQNDCVARMSDERSEFLESIGQE, from the coding sequence ATGAAATCGATCTTCCTGGCTTTGGCACTGATAGCGACCGGCGTACAGGCGGCTGAAGAGTCCGACACCAACCCCTGCGATGCAGTCGAAAACGACGTCCAGACCCTGGAATGCTCGGTCTACAGCCGAACCACCGCCGAAGACCTGCTCAAGGACAACTACCAAAGCCTGACCGAGCGCATGCAAACGCTCTATGGCAAGAGCCCGACGCAACTGGCCGACATCACCGCCAAAATCAAGGCCGCCCAGCAGCAATGGCTGAAGACCCGGGACGCGGATTGCGCGGTTGAAGCGTTTCCGGCGACCAGTGGCAGCAAGGCGTTTACGATTGCGCAGAATGACTGCGTAGCGCGGATGAGTGATGAGCGGTCGGAGTTTTTGGAGTCGATTGGGCAGGAGTGA
- a CDS encoding DUF3010 family protein: MNICGIEIKGSEAIIAVASLDDQVLSHVALNTKKIALDDDDEAANVKVFAAQVASFVRENAIDRIAIKKRSKKGEFAGGPTTFKIEGIFQLLENCDVTLLSPQTINAQNKKFDFELPGTLNKYQHEAYKAACSALLKK; the protein is encoded by the coding sequence ATGAACATCTGCGGCATCGAAATCAAAGGCAGCGAAGCAATCATCGCCGTGGCCTCTCTCGACGATCAGGTGCTAAGCCACGTCGCGCTCAACACCAAGAAAATCGCCCTCGACGATGACGACGAGGCCGCCAACGTCAAGGTCTTTGCCGCTCAGGTGGCGTCGTTTGTTCGCGAGAACGCCATTGACCGGATCGCGATCAAGAAGCGCAGCAAGAAAGGTGAATTCGCCGGTGGGCCGACCACGTTCAAGATCGAGGGCATTTTTCAGTTGCTGGAGAACTGCGACGTGACGCTCTTGTCACCGCAGACGATCAATGCGCAGAACAAGAAGTTTGATTTTGAGCTGCCGGGGACGTTGAACAAGTATCAGCATGAGGCTTACAAGGCGGCGTGTTCGGCGCTGCTGAAGAAGTAA
- a CDS encoding GlxA family transcriptional regulator, with product MSQDFYFLLMPGFSAIGFISAIEPLRVANRFRGELYRWHVLSADGGAVLASNGMSVNADAALEPLKKGATLLVVAGFEPLKFATPALEHWLRRLDNEGVTLGAIDTGSFVLAEAGLLDGHRLTLHWEAIDAFKESYPQLSVTQELFEIDRRRITSAGGTASIDLMLDLIAQAHGPELAIQVSEQFVLGRIRPRKDHQRMEVATRYGISNKKLVHVIGEMEQHSEPPLTTLELAESIKVTRRQLERLFRLHLNDTPSNFYLRLRLEKARQLLRQTNMSVLEVSIACGFESPSYFTRSYRARFARCPREDRRTANA from the coding sequence ATGTCCCAGGATTTCTACTTCTTGTTGATGCCGGGTTTCTCGGCCATCGGCTTTATCTCGGCAATCGAGCCGCTGCGGGTCGCCAATCGCTTTCGCGGCGAGCTGTATCGCTGGCATGTGCTGAGCGCAGACGGCGGGGCGGTGCTGGCCAGTAACGGCATGTCGGTCAACGCCGATGCGGCACTGGAGCCGCTGAAGAAAGGTGCGACGCTGTTGGTGGTCGCCGGCTTCGAACCGCTGAAATTCGCCACCCCGGCACTGGAGCACTGGCTGCGCCGACTGGACAACGAAGGCGTGACCCTCGGCGCGATCGACACCGGCAGTTTCGTCCTTGCCGAAGCCGGCCTGCTCGACGGTCATCGCCTGACCCTGCACTGGGAAGCCATCGACGCCTTCAAGGAGTCTTATCCACAGCTCAGCGTCACCCAGGAGCTGTTCGAGATTGACCGTCGGCGCATCACCTCCGCCGGTGGCACCGCGTCCATCGACCTGATGCTCGACCTCATCGCCCAGGCCCACGGCCCGGAACTGGCGATCCAGGTCAGCGAACAATTCGTACTCGGCCGTATCCGCCCGCGCAAAGACCACCAACGCATGGAAGTCGCCACGCGGTATGGCATCAGCAACAAGAAGCTCGTTCACGTCATCGGCGAGATGGAACAGCACAGTGAGCCGCCGCTGACCACGCTGGAGCTTGCGGAATCGATCAAAGTGACGCGGCGGCAGCTGGAGCGTTTGTTTCGGTTGCACCTGAACGACACGCCGAGCAATTTCTACCTGCGATTAAGGCTGGAGAAGGCGCGGCAGTTATTACGTCAGACCAATATGAGTGTGCTGGAGGTGAGTATCGCGTGCGGGTTTGAATCACCGTCGTATTTCACCCGCAGTTATCGGGCGCGGTTTGCCCGTTGCCCCCGGGAAGACCGGCGTACTGCCAACGCCTGA
- a CDS encoding choline ABC transporter substrate-binding protein — protein MKRLISSCVLALSGTAFLSASVMAAEPASCQNVRMGVVNWTDVIATSAMTQVLLDGLGYNTKQTSASQQIIFAGIRDQRLDLFLGYWNPLMTQTITPFVDANQVKVLEAPSLKDARATLAVPTYLADKGLKTFADIAKFEKELGGKIYGIEPGSGANTQIKAMIAKNQFGLGKFQLVESSEAGMLAAVDRAVRRKEAVVFFGWAPHPMNVNVQMTYLTGSDDALGPNEGMATVWTVTSPNYAQQCPNIGKLLSNLTYTAEDESRMMQPLLDHKDAFESAKQWLKDHPQDKQRWLEGVTTFDGKPAADNLKLTSK, from the coding sequence ATGAAACGACTGATCAGCAGCTGTGTTCTTGCACTCAGCGGTACCGCTTTCCTGAGCGCCAGCGTCATGGCCGCCGAACCCGCTTCTTGCCAGAACGTCCGCATGGGCGTGGTGAACTGGACCGACGTGATCGCCACCAGCGCCATGACCCAGGTCTTGCTCGATGGCCTCGGCTACAACACCAAACAAACCAGCGCGTCCCAGCAAATCATTTTCGCCGGGATCCGCGACCAGCGCCTGGATTTGTTCCTGGGCTACTGGAACCCGCTGATGACGCAAACCATCACGCCTTTCGTCGACGCCAATCAGGTCAAGGTCCTTGAAGCGCCAAGCCTGAAAGACGCCCGCGCCACTCTCGCCGTACCGACTTATCTCGCCGACAAGGGCCTGAAGACTTTTGCCGACATCGCCAAGTTCGAAAAAGAACTGGGCGGCAAAATCTACGGCATCGAGCCCGGTTCGGGCGCCAACACCCAGATCAAGGCGATGATCGCCAAGAACCAGTTTGGCCTCGGCAAGTTCCAGTTGGTCGAGTCCAGCGAGGCCGGCATGCTCGCCGCGGTGGACCGCGCCGTGCGCCGCAAAGAAGCCGTGGTGTTCTTCGGCTGGGCGCCGCACCCGATGAACGTCAACGTGCAGATGACTTACCTCACCGGCAGCGACGACGCGCTGGGCCCGAACGAGGGCATGGCCACGGTCTGGACCGTCACCTCGCCGAACTACGCGCAGCAGTGCCCGAACATCGGCAAGTTGCTCAGCAACCTGACCTACACCGCCGAAGACGAGAGCCGGATGATGCAGCCGCTGCTGGATCACAAGGACGCCTTCGAATCAGCGAAGCAATGGCT